The following proteins come from a genomic window of Nitrospira sp.:
- a CDS encoding DUF1232 domain-containing protein, with protein MKISTRFFEMLRMIGRLRSDLPLLGRLLKAWKDGSYRGLSVRTLASLAGALLYVVSPIDLIPDFIPGVGFIDDAAVLTLLLHSLAQDLVAFRIWEERRRNG; from the coding sequence ATGAAAATATCCACGAGGTTCTTTGAGATGCTCCGCATGATCGGGCGTCTCCGGTCTGACCTTCCCCTGTTGGGTCGTCTTCTCAAGGCTTGGAAGGATGGTAGCTACCGGGGGCTCTCCGTGCGCACACTTGCCTCGCTTGCAGGAGCCCTGCTCTACGTTGTGAGCCCGATAGACTTGATACCAGACTTTATCCCTGGTGTTGGATTCATCGATGATGCGGCGGTGTTGACGCTGCTGCTCCATAGCCTCGCACAGGACCTTGTGGCATTTCGAATCTGGGAAGAGCGACGCAGGAATGGGTGA
- the hrpB gene encoding ATP-dependent helicase HrpB, which produces MSTLPIEDVLPSIREALNDGPNVLLTAPPGAGKTTHVPLALLESPWLSNRKLLMLEPRRLAARAAAHRMADQLHEPVGETVGYRMRFDTKIGSRTRLEVVTEGVLTRLLQEDPSLNAYGMVVFDEFHERSLQADLGLALCLEAQRLFRPDLRLLVMSATLNCGPVSELMGYAPLITCEGRLFPVETRYLDQPVSGRLDLAVAQHIRRSLAHDDGSLLVFLPGMADIRRVERTLLESKLGPSIQIAPLHGELPQAMQDAAIRPAAPGSRKIVLATSIAETSLTIEGVRVVIDGGWLRIPRFDPRSGLTRLETIRVTRDSAEQRRGRAGRLEPGICYRLWTEKEQASLAVHRPPEILEADLAPLMLDLAQWGAQRPDELSWLTPPPAGAVAQAKDLLVQLGAFSTSGRLTDHGRHMTELPLHPRLAHMLIRAISLRLADQACEVAALLSERDVLHGPAAGQNVDVRVRLDMLQGEGDCSSQAVNRTALERVRRTAQLWRRQLKRLSGKPNGDGHDHPHVAGLLLALAYPDRIAQRQPGEIASYRLVNGRGARFRRPDPIATEPFIVIADLDGGGQWADINLAAPITCEAIELLYQEQVIEDELVVWDERIGAVRASCRRSLGSVILSEVALSKPDEQSLVYALLNGIGKVGIHILNIPPELQQWRSRVMWVHRIEAPHSDWPDLADKALLTTLDQWLGPYLAGITTLDRVKRLDVTVPLHALLTREQQRRLDRMAPTHITVPSGSHLRVDYDQPDLPVLAVRLQEMFGCQETPRVADGKIPVMLHLLSPAKRPVQVTQDLGGFWKRAYQDVRKELRGRYPKHHWPEDPLSAVPTAKAKRRS; this is translated from the coding sequence CTTGGCTATCGAACAGGAAACTTCTGATGCTGGAGCCACGGCGGCTTGCTGCACGAGCTGCGGCTCACCGGATGGCCGACCAGCTGCACGAGCCTGTCGGGGAAACCGTCGGCTATCGGATGCGATTCGACACCAAGATCGGGTCGAGAACGAGGCTCGAAGTTGTCACCGAGGGAGTCCTGACGCGGCTGCTCCAAGAGGATCCGTCGCTGAATGCCTACGGCATGGTGGTGTTCGACGAATTTCATGAACGAAGTCTGCAAGCCGACCTTGGACTTGCCCTCTGTCTTGAAGCTCAACGTCTCTTTCGCCCCGACCTTCGCCTCTTGGTGATGTCGGCGACCCTCAACTGCGGTCCGGTCAGCGAACTGATGGGGTATGCGCCGCTCATTACCTGCGAAGGCCGGCTATTTCCCGTCGAAACCCGATACCTCGATCAGCCGGTCTCCGGACGACTTGATCTTGCCGTCGCGCAACATATTCGACGATCACTGGCGCACGATGACGGCAGCTTGCTGGTCTTTCTTCCGGGAATGGCTGATATCCGCCGAGTCGAACGGACGCTGTTGGAGTCCAAACTGGGACCCTCGATACAGATCGCACCGCTGCACGGTGAGCTTCCACAAGCCATGCAAGACGCGGCGATTCGACCAGCGGCTCCTGGATCACGAAAAATCGTGCTCGCCACGTCGATTGCCGAAACCAGCTTGACCATCGAGGGCGTGCGCGTGGTGATCGACGGAGGCTGGCTCCGCATTCCCCGGTTCGATCCTCGTTCCGGTCTGACTCGGTTGGAGACCATTCGCGTCACGCGAGATTCGGCTGAGCAACGCCGTGGCAGAGCGGGGCGCCTTGAACCAGGCATCTGTTACCGACTGTGGACCGAAAAGGAGCAGGCCTCACTTGCAGTCCATCGTCCACCTGAAATTCTCGAGGCAGACTTAGCCCCGCTGATGCTGGATCTCGCCCAGTGGGGTGCGCAGAGACCGGACGAATTGTCCTGGCTCACTCCGCCGCCGGCTGGAGCGGTCGCCCAGGCCAAAGATTTACTTGTACAGCTCGGCGCCTTCTCAACTAGCGGGCGCCTGACGGATCATGGACGGCACATGACTGAGCTTCCGCTGCATCCCCGCTTGGCGCATATGCTGATTAGAGCCATTTCACTGAGGCTTGCCGATCAGGCCTGCGAAGTGGCGGCGCTGTTGAGTGAACGTGACGTCCTGCACGGACCGGCGGCAGGCCAGAATGTAGATGTGCGTGTCAGGCTGGATATGCTTCAGGGTGAAGGTGATTGCAGCAGCCAGGCAGTCAATCGAACCGCACTCGAACGCGTGAGGCGAACGGCTCAACTCTGGCGACGACAGCTCAAGAGGCTGTCGGGGAAGCCCAACGGCGACGGACACGACCACCCGCATGTGGCTGGTCTTTTGCTCGCGCTGGCCTATCCTGATCGGATCGCGCAGCGGCAACCTGGTGAGATTGCCAGTTACCGACTGGTGAATGGGCGAGGTGCACGGTTCAGAAGACCTGATCCCATCGCGACGGAACCCTTCATTGTCATCGCGGACTTGGATGGAGGAGGCCAGTGGGCCGATATTAACCTCGCCGCTCCGATCACGTGCGAGGCCATCGAGTTGTTGTACCAGGAGCAGGTCATCGAAGACGAATTGGTTGTCTGGGATGAGCGTATTGGTGCTGTTCGAGCCTCATGCCGTCGCAGCCTCGGATCCGTCATTCTTTCAGAGGTTGCCCTCTCAAAACCAGATGAGCAGTCCTTAGTTTATGCGCTTTTAAATGGAATAGGCAAAGTAGGGATTCATATATTGAATATTCCACCTGAGCTTCAACAGTGGCGATCTCGAGTCATGTGGGTTCACCGCATCGAGGCTCCTCACTCGGACTGGCCCGATCTTGCCGACAAGGCGTTACTGACAACGTTGGATCAGTGGCTAGGGCCTTACCTTGCCGGAATCACAACACTTGATCGTGTGAAGCGGTTGGATGTGACCGTGCCATTGCATGCCTTGCTTACGCGCGAACAGCAACGGCGTCTCGACAGGATGGCCCCAACTCATATCACCGTACCGAGCGGCTCTCATCTCCGCGTCGACTACGATCAGCCAGATCTCCCGGTTCTTGCCGTACGACTACAAGAGATGTTCGGTTGTCAGGAGACGCCACGGGTGGCGGACGGAAAGATTCCTGTGATGCTGCACCTCCTCTCTCCCGCCAAGCGCCCCGTGCAGGTCACACAAGACTTAGGCGGCTTCTGGAAGCGAGCGTATCAAGATGTCCGGAAGGAACTACGTGGTCGGTATCCAAAACACCACTGGCCTGAAGATCCGCTGAGTGCCGTGCCGACGGCAAAGGCAAAGCGGCGTAGTTAA
- a CDS encoding CsbD family protein, translating to MEAVKGEAKATVEEAKGEAKAKIEEAQGNKMKAMGERAKGNIKAAGERAKGKVKEIKAKTE from the coding sequence ATGGAAGCGGTGAAGGGGGAAGCCAAAGCCACCGTAGAGGAAGCCAAGGGGGAAGCCAAGGCCAAGATAGAAGAAGCCCAGGGCAATAAAATGAAAGCCATGGGTGAACGGGCCAAAGGCAATATCAAGGCTGCCGGTGAACGAGCCAAGGGTAAAGTGAAGGAAATAAAGGCCAAGACGGAATAA